The stretch of DNA tttaaatttaatcgtcCCCACTGTTCTTCTACACAAATAAGGCACCTTTAACAAATTACGCTTGTTTATGTAAGCTACACTTGATTTTAGCAGTCCAACGCGCTCAGTCAACGACGCAACGTCTGCACTGCGGCGATAGCTAATTCGTAATTTGTCAAATTGAGGCATACGTAAACAACAGCAGTCTTAATGTATCGAACAAAAAACGTTATATATAGTGGATATATGTAATCAACTGGGTACCAAAATTCTCATAGATTATTCCTCCTTTCATTTCTCAATTCTTCAAAacgacgataaatatttttaactttcaacGAAGCGCTCATCACTCTCCAGTCAATTCACACTCTCTCACTTCAGATATTCATACTAAGCGAAGTTCTTTAATCTATCAAATGCCGAGACCGCTCTGATATTcgctaaaaatatttcgtatcgTTCTTGCCCGTCACGAAAGCAAGGAATAACGTTAAACTCAAAGAGTAGTTATCTCTATCTGCGTTCTATACGTTTAGCCTAAATCGCGAGGCTATCTACTATATCCAAGAGGAAAGTGACTTTTCCATTCTAAACGTCATTTGTGCTTGTGGAATGCTAGAAAACAGTGCTGCCCAACCGAAATCAGCTCACCTGTCCACAAAGAACTTTCCGTTTCCCTTCGTCATTGCGCGatcgcaaaaattaattctttatttacacACTGAAACCGATAGAAGCTGTCTCTTGAAATATATCAcactataaataaatctgtttaCCGAACAACTGTGGAAATAATTGCAAcgcgaattaaaataaatagcgacatataattaattcaagtttttttttcttcgtgtTGCTGCATTATTACTGCAACTCGTGGAATAGGTTTTTCGACGCGACAGACTGACTTGCACGTACGCTTGCCAATTAACATGCGCGCCGCCGATTGGTCAGCCCCGCTATTAAgtgtatgtaaaaattgtggAAGAAATACcacaacatatttttctctctttaccggattaatattctttctttcGACCTTACGACAGTCTTATCAGAAGCGCGGTAGACAGAGAAGGTTGTTAACCTTGATATTAAAGAGTGCCGTTTGCGAAGTATTGATATCGATCATAGAGTTTAGTGGACCACGAGTGAATGCTGCCTTCGACCAAATCCTCGACATGACGACGCAATTGATCCTCCGTTAACGTGAGGTGGAATCTATTCTTGAGACCTTGAACAGTCGCCGCCCCACCACTGCGGAAGCACGGAAGCTGAGAGCCTGCGGAAAAATCGATAGAACACGGTGAGACATGCGGGCTGAAAGTGCACATGCGAGCGGAGCATAAGCACAGTCAGTACAAACCACCACTTACCCGACAACATAATCTCGACGAGGTTAACTATCTTCTCCATGTGCTTCCGTGCCGCGATTAAGCCTTGAAGAATGAGGCTCTTAAATTCTTCGAAGAGTTTGGATTGATTACCGCCCATCACCTCGACGAACTCCGGTGTCAGCTTGAACGGGCTAGTCTCGAAGCCGAGATTTCGCGGCGAGGTCGACAGAATGAATCCGAAGTCTATGTGGATCAAGTGGCCGTCGCTGTGCAGCAGGATGTTGCCGTTGTGACGATCTTTTACTTGAATGAGATAACTGACCAGGCAATATGCGGCGCAGCTCTGAATGAAATTTCTCTGCGCCACGAGAAACGCCTCTGAGGTAGAAGGGCCGAACTCTCGttcgaaatattgaaaaagtgtTAATTGGCACTGCTTTTTCACTTGATGGAGTGAGACTGTGTTCAGGATCGGTTCGATCAGGCCGCTGTCGTTGGAGAGGCATAATATTCTGCGAGataaaatcgaataattattcaagAGTTATGTCAAATCTTATGACACAAACATAATtgcatcaataaaaattatatatatattcgataataattactttaatacaataaatttttatgaaatatttttaacatttaaacgCTTAATAACTTTGTATCTccaatgattttattttttattaaaattaattaatttattatttaattaattaattaaattttgcaattactttttatgaaacttttttaacCATTAATTTTACGCTCCGACGAGATTTTCCAATAGCAACTCGTTATACTTACTTGTACGGTCGTACCCAGAGAGGCAATTGTTCCTCTTGCCAAATCTTTTGCAACATCGAGAGCAGCTGCGAGGCGAGAAGTTCTTGCCGGAGGTCATCGCCGCATTTCACAATTACCGCGAGTAATCTCCAAGATGCCAAATGCCCGTACGGGCTGGAAGCTCTTATACGTCGTTGCTTCTGCTCCCATGGTTCTTTGAGAACCGCCGCTGACGGGTCCTCGGGATCGTGGTTGAAAGTCGCGCTCGGCGTAGCTGCCATTTCACTCAATCTTCTCTTGATGTCGCCCGGCACGAAGATCGGCTCTCTGCTGTCGGACGATTCTTGGCTCAATTGCGATATGGTATCCCGATCTTTCGGCTTGCGAAGCTGTAAATACTGAAACAAACGGAAAGTTATAACAGAAATCGGAAATGCAAATATACGATTGCGCGAATAGAAAACGTACCTGTTGTGTAATCTCGTCATCCTCCTGACTCCAACAATCATTAGGATCGTCGTCGGGAAAACTAAATGCCACGTCTGTATTTCTAACGGCGTAAGGCGAGATATTTTTCACCGGAGTCTGCCGTACCGCCGAGTTTTGCTGACTATCGGAAGTGGATATGTTGGACTGCTCGCCGCCGGTTAAATTCTCCTCAGACTTGGTGTGCCTCAACGAACTACCCATAATTTTCGTCGGCACGGGTGACGTGTATAAATCCTCCACTTCTAATACCTccacatatattatatagggCGCCTGCAATGATACCAACATAACAGTCCATATTCAAACAATGAATTTTGCGGGGAATCTGAGATACAATGCAAACGAAATGGTATGTAAATACCTTGTCCTTGCTGTTGAGAACGGCGGCGTATTGTGGCGGAACTCGCACGATATGATGCGGTATCGTGCTGTGCAAAGGAAGCCACACCCTCGCGGGGAGATTCAAATTAAGCGTATTGAGCTCCGCCACTAATTGAACGGTTTTACTTTCCTTTGTTGGGATAGTTCCGAGCAATTTACCAATTGATATTAACGCTTGAATAAATTCGAGTTCTGGCGCGAGCCGAGGTGCCTGCGAGAGTTCAAGTTTTACACTGATGTCTCTTTTCAAGTAATAACAGCTACTGTTTTGTTACAAAGTAAATCACTCACATTGCAGAAACAGTCGGTTTTTTGGCCTCGCAGATCGTTCACCACACCTTGGCAGGAATAAAAGCAGGTACAGCCGTTGTCAAACGCTCGACCAGAGCTCAGGTCCCCAAGacttactttatttattatacctTTTGAAGgatatgtaaagaaaaattaaacgctCATTAGaacaatcaaaattattgtaatttatcatttttttaaaatgcaaattaattgaaataattaccgGAATGACTACGGCGTATAGTCTGGAACAATCCAGTGGCGTCGGACTGAGATCTTTGGTGGGTTTTCTTGTTCGGTGACGTAAGATTTTGCGTCGAGGGCAATGGTGATGGCGCAGGAACTTGCAACCCAGCGACACGCTGCTTTCGACCCTCATTTCCCTTTGGCCTGAAATGTGAGgcgtttagaaattaaatagccctctaaattttaaatctacgtgcaatttattctattaatcTGCCGAAAGCTCATAATTCTCATTACTTCAATTATTACTTTCGTCACTGAGGCGCTTATTTATTGCTCCTACCTGAGTTCATCTGACAggataagattttttaatttggtcCCATGAGACTTCTTCTTTGACGGCAAATGAGCATCGGAGCTGTACGCGTCTAGCAGCCAGGCACATTTTAACGAGAAATCTGCCGACTGTCTACACCTGCAAGATAATTGATTTGTTTCAATCTATCcaaattttatcattgcaatttttaaaacgcGCAATCAAGCGATCTCTTAACACGTGAGTTCTATATTTACCTATAGACAAGATATGGATAAAGGACCTCTGTTACATCATGAAGCTGTATGTACATCACAACTAATTGTGGTAAATAAAAGTCCACATCGTTATCCGGAAAACTGAACATCTTGTTACCTACGAAACATGTCGTATTTATTAAgagattattatttctcaatgtctctatcgataaaatttaaaaaccaatggtaaaaataatgaacaattCAAAAGTGAtaaatgctaaaaaataagatttaaaaaaataataaaaacgatcaaaaataattttaaatgtttcttataCCTAGGTAACTCTGGACGCCGGGTTCTTTGGAATTGAATAAATAGGAAATAGCCATGGACATGTCGAATATCTGACTCTCGAAGAGCCGCAGAAGACAGCCTTCCGACGGTTTCGGCTGCTTCGTCTCCTGCTGCCGGCGGATGATGTCCGGTTGCTTCTTCACCGTCTCGGCTTCTTGCTGCTGCGTCGCAGTCGTGCCGCAGCAGAGGGTCATGGCCGCGCCGGTCAACTCGCTCTGGCTCGTATCGGCCATGGATACCGGCAACGCCACCACTTGCATAGCGCCTTGATAGATTTCGGCGCGTTCCTGATGCTGATAATCGGGATGCGGACTGTCCGCGCGCTCTCGCGCGCTCACATTAATTCGTGGCTCCTGTAAGCAACGTTCGTCATCGTTCGCGTCGCTGCGCCGCGGACGATCACTGTTGGTCTCGTCCTTGAGGGACACGGGAGACGCTGCATTGTCACTGAGACGCGTCGACAGTTCCACGGGCGACACCGGCACCGACATTGACACCGACACCACACCGGCACCGTTCTCCACACCGTCCACTACATCGACCAAGCACACGTCGCCTGGCTGCGAAACGGACGAGTCGAGGCTTTCGCGGCTGTGCAGATGATCCACGCTGGACTCTCGAGTGGCGGGCGCATTGGTGGCGTCGCTCGAGCCGCTATCGGAGCCGCACAATATGCCAGAGTCGTCGGAACCAAGACTGGCCAGATCCTCGCGTTCTCGCGCGGTGCGCGTCCCCTTTTCGCATGGCCCcgacgacgatgatgacgatgatgacgacgacgacgacgacgatgatgacgGCGATACCGTCGCCGTTTTAGGGACCGATGAAGGAACGGGATTCTCACACTCCGGACTCGGCGTCACGTCGACTTCTGGAATCCGTTGGAGAGCCGAATCCAGACTTCGGTTCCTATGATGATGCGTCAACGTCGTCGCGGTCGCCTGAGGCACCGGTGGTAGTAGGATACCCATTGATCTGGAAATAatccataaattttatcactAATGGCCGAAAGATTTGTTCAAACAgcatattgttattaaattgaacacttaatttttaaatgcatacaaagaattaaaagaaaatataaaaaattttatataaagatttcagatttatatttcagatttcagatttatatgattttcttaatcttatcacatatttcatgctatcaatattcttttctagtctatacttttttttctttagcctattttttaaatatacatttagtATCTTATCGCTATCACTCATCATAATTGCTTTGCCGTTGcttgttattttgttattgttttttgttatCATTGCCgcataattctttattttgtaaatacatATTGCTTTTCGCTTTGCGTTAAAAGATCCCGccggaagaaaaaaattaacttttatctatattattaatcttctatccttttttatcatatttaaactGCGCATTTATTCGAATCCATTTTGGGTCAATAACTTAATTTTAACCTTTGGCATCTCGCGTACGTTAGCCGAATTGTGTATACGCAACTTGGGCTCCAGTTTCCAGTTCGCTGCTGCGAATGGCACGTCGAATGAAGAAAATAGATACGACAGTCCGCGCGCGGTTGCGATTATGCGGTGCAGCggttattaatattgatgacGTCTTCGCGGCCGCTGTCAACGGCCAATTTAAATATCCTTGCGtatatttctcaatttatGCTACAACTTCCACATCTTTTCCTCATCGACTTCATCGAAGATGACCGATCGCATAACCGTGTGCGTAATACGTCAAATGAATTTACGATCGCTTATTCAACAAGTGCCAGGAAACATGGAGACGTCACGGCTCGCAAAATAACTCGCGCGCGTGTCGCAAAGTGGCCCGCGGACACTCGGGAAGCGGGAGACGCCGCGAGATGACAGGAGCGGCCGAAATGAAAATATACCTGAAGTCCAAACTGTGGTTTCGTTGATGCGTGCTCAGTCTGCTGCGTGGACTGATCGACGGATTCGGCCGGCCGTGCACGAGAGGAACATTACAGTTGGCCAGTTTGTGCCGCTTGATGTGTGTCACGCTTTCCTGGCGCGTGGGTCCACCAGTCGGCGTCACTGCCACCACTTCGCTCATATTAGAGTCGCGTACGAGCACCGGCTCGGCTAACAGTCATCTGCTGGCCATGCTGGGACTTCACCTGCAAAATGCAATAAGTCGGTATCAGCGACGTGTCTCGTTTCTCATGGAAGCGTCGAATGCACGCGGCTGGAATACAGCACGGAAAGCACATACGTCGCgacgtttttatattaaaacttgcGAGGATATGCGATTCcgtcgaaaaatattacgctaTAAATAACTTCCCCTTGCGGTAATAAATACTTATCTTACAAAACGGGAATTATTTACGACTTGACTGAATATTAAAgatagaagaaaatataaacaaacCTGACGTACGAATGACGTATTTATAATATGGCA from Linepithema humile isolate Giens D197 chromosome 2, Lhum_UNIL_v1.0, whole genome shotgun sequence encodes:
- the fwd gene encoding phosphatidylinositol 4-kinase beta codes for the protein MSEVVAVTPTGGPTRQESVTHIKRHKLANCNVPLVHGRPNPSISPRSRLSTHQRNHSLDFRSMGILLPPVPQATATTLTHHHRNRSLDSALQRIPEVDVTPSPECENPVPSSVPKTATVSPSSSSSSSSSSSSSSSSGPCEKGTRTAREREDLASLGSDDSGILCGSDSGSSDATNAPATRESSVDHLHSRESLDSSVSQPGDVCLVDVVDGVENGAGVVSVSMSVPVSPVELSTRLSDNAASPVSLKDETNSDRPRRSDANDDERCLQEPRINVSARERADSPHPDYQHQERAEIYQGAMQVVALPVSMADTSQSELTGAAMTLCCGTTATQQQEAETVKKQPDIIRRQQETKQPKPSEGCLLRLFESQIFDMSMAISYLFNSKEPGVQSYLGNKMFSFPDNDVDFYLPQLVVMYIQLHDVTEVLYPYLVYRCRQSADFSLKCAWLLDAYSSDAHLPSKKKSHGTKLKNLILSDELRPKGNEGRKQRVAGLQVPAPSPLPSTQNLTSPNKKTHQRSQSDATGLFQTIRRSHSGIINKVSLGDLSSGRAFDNGCTCFYSCQGVVNDLRGQKTDCFCNAPRLAPELEFIQALISIGKLLGTIPTKESKTVQLVAELNTLNLNLPARVWLPLHSTIPHHIVRVPPQYAAVLNSKDKAPYIIYVEVLEVEDLYTSPVPTKIMGSSLRHTKSEENLTGGEQSNISTSDSQQNSAVRQTPVKNISPYAVRNTDVAFSFPDDDPNDCWSQEDDEITQQYLQLRKPKDRDTISQLSQESSDSREPIFVPGDIKRRLSEMAATPSATFNHDPEDPSAAVLKEPWEQKQRRIRASSPYGHLASWRLLAVIVKCGDDLRQELLASQLLSMLQKIWQEEQLPLWVRPYKILCLSNDSGLIEPILNTVSLHQVKKQCQLTLFQYFEREFGPSTSEAFLVAQRNFIQSCAAYCLVSYLIQVKDRHNGNILLHSDGHLIHIDFGFILSTSPRNLGFETSPFKLTPEFVEVMGGNQSKLFEEFKSLILQGLIAARKHMEKIVNLVEIMLSGSQLPCFRSGGAATVQGLKNRFHLTLTEDQLRRHVEDLVEGSIHSWSTKLYDRYQYFANGTL